A window from Aminivibrio sp. encodes these proteins:
- a CDS encoding threonine synthase, translated as MNGSRIRSGEQGMWRYGSSLPLERPEEKVSFGEGWTPLVREEWNGLNLFLKLDFVCPTGSYKDRGMAYLVSRLRELGVREVIEDSSGNAGASMAAYCARAGIACRVFVPDYTSEGKCVQVSSYGALLERIPGTREDTARAAEKAAETVFYAGHNWSPWFAHGIKTFAFELWEQLGFTAPEAVLLPAGQGSLVLGCALAFDELHASGEIDTPPRIFALQPRNCAPLEDAFRKGRSSPERVEKRETIAEGISSAEPVRGREVLKAVKKTGGDILSFSDREIWDGCVELARRGYFVEPTSAIVAAAAERLSREGGVGRKGPVAAVLTGSGLKGSSKILSLFSSPPED; from the coding sequence ATGAACGGAAGCCGGATACGTTCCGGTGAGCAGGGGATGTGGCGCTACGGATCTTCTCTTCCCCTGGAAAGACCGGAGGAGAAGGTGTCCTTCGGTGAGGGATGGACCCCCCTTGTCCGGGAAGAATGGAACGGCCTGAATCTCTTCCTCAAACTTGACTTTGTCTGTCCTACCGGCTCCTACAAGGACCGGGGGATGGCCTACCTGGTGAGCAGACTCCGGGAACTGGGAGTCCGGGAAGTCATCGAGGACTCATCCGGAAACGCGGGAGCCTCCATGGCGGCCTACTGTGCCAGGGCAGGCATTGCATGCCGCGTGTTCGTCCCAGACTACACATCAGAAGGGAAGTGTGTCCAGGTCTCCTCCTACGGTGCACTCCTGGAGCGGATTCCCGGAACCAGGGAAGATACCGCGAGAGCTGCGGAAAAGGCGGCTGAGACCGTATTTTACGCCGGCCACAACTGGAGTCCGTGGTTTGCCCACGGGATCAAGACCTTCGCTTTCGAACTGTGGGAGCAGCTCGGATTCACCGCCCCGGAAGCAGTTCTGCTTCCCGCGGGCCAGGGGAGCCTTGTTCTCGGATGTGCCCTGGCATTTGACGAACTCCATGCAAGCGGGGAAATAGATACCCCGCCGAGAATATTCGCCCTTCAGCCCAGGAACTGCGCACCCCTGGAGGATGCGTTCAGGAAAGGGAGGTCTTCTCCGGAAAGAGTGGAGAAGAGGGAAACCATCGCGGAAGGCATAAGCTCCGCGGAACCTGTTCGGGGGAGAGAAGTCCTCAAAGCGGTGAAAAAAACAGGCGGCGACATCCTTTCCTTTTCCGACAGGGAAATCTGGGACGGCTGCGTGGAACTCGCCCGAAGAGGCTATTTCGTTGAACCCACCAGCGCCATCGTCGCGGCGGCGGCCGAACGACTTTCCCGTGAGGGCGGGGTCGGCAGGAAAGGCCCGGTGGCGGCGGTTCTCACCGGATCGGGGCTCAAGGGAAGCAGCAAGATTCTTTCTCTTTTTTCCTCCCCGCCGGAGGACTGA
- a CDS encoding HDOD domain-containing protein, whose amino-acid sequence MGRVSVNNLREGMILEEDLCAPNGRFILGRGAVLKENQIRMFKIWGVTGASVEGAEDGEIVMEEHLREEALRSAAAYVDSYFPPSDGETPAPAGIRSFCTRKFAGGIAAGKTPDPLPQIQQLPRPPEGHFGRTFSASGLAKNEVRLVSFPDIYFKIQEVINSPISSATSIAKVVGKDPSLTARLLRLVNSSFYGFPNPILSIPRAIAIIGSNELTALALAVSTMTVFRHVPPVYVDMKALWKHSIACGVFSRLLAYSKRVRNEERFFLAGLLHDLGRIILYTKTPTEMTYALELSFFERIPLWRAEKRVFGFDHAAVGKVLLEEWNIPESIRKLCDFHHSPLEENAPEEAAFVHAADYIANGLRTGTSGSVYLSAVAPEIWEYLGRDEGDLESVLVQGERQIREIMHIFLVA is encoded by the coding sequence ATGGGTAGGGTGAGTGTGAATAACCTCAGGGAGGGGATGATCCTCGAAGAAGACCTGTGTGCTCCCAACGGGAGATTTATCTTGGGCAGGGGGGCCGTTCTGAAAGAAAACCAAATCCGGATGTTCAAGATATGGGGTGTCACCGGGGCATCCGTGGAAGGGGCCGAGGACGGCGAAATAGTGATGGAGGAGCATCTGCGGGAAGAGGCGCTCCGTTCGGCCGCCGCCTACGTGGATTCCTATTTTCCCCCTTCGGATGGCGAAACGCCGGCACCGGCGGGAATTCGTTCTTTCTGCACCAGGAAATTTGCCGGGGGAATCGCTGCGGGCAAAACGCCCGACCCTCTTCCCCAAATACAGCAGCTTCCGCGCCCGCCGGAGGGGCACTTCGGCCGGACCTTCTCCGCCTCCGGTCTCGCAAAAAACGAGGTGAGGCTCGTTTCGTTCCCGGACATCTACTTTAAAATACAGGAAGTCATCAACTCTCCGATCAGCTCCGCCACTTCCATCGCAAAAGTGGTGGGCAAGGATCCCAGCCTTACGGCACGTCTCCTCCGGCTTGTGAACAGCTCTTTTTACGGTTTCCCGAACCCGATACTCTCCATTCCGAGGGCCATCGCCATCATCGGGTCGAACGAGCTGACAGCCCTCGCCCTTGCCGTGTCCACCATGACGGTGTTCCGCCATGTGCCGCCCGTGTATGTGGACATGAAAGCCCTCTGGAAGCACTCTATCGCATGCGGTGTTTTTTCCCGCCTGCTGGCATATTCGAAGAGGGTGCGGAACGAGGAACGGTTCTTCCTCGCCGGTCTTCTCCACGACCTTGGAAGGATCATCCTTTATACGAAGACGCCGACCGAGATGACCTATGCCCTCGAGCTTTCTTTTTTTGAGCGGATTCCCCTCTGGCGGGCGGAAAAAAGGGTCTTCGGCTTCGACCACGCCGCTGTTGGCAAAGTTCTTCTCGAGGAATGGAATATCCCTGAAAGCATCCGGAAGCTCTGCGATTTCCACCACTCGCCCCTTGAAGAAAACGCGCCGGAAGAGGCGGCCTTTGTTCATGCAGCGGATTACATCGCCAACGGACTCCGTACGGGAACCAGCGGATCGGTCTATCTTTCCGCCGTTGCCCCTGAGATTTGGGAGTATCTCGGGCGTGACGAAGGTGATCTTGAATCGGTCCTTGTCCAGGGAGAACGGCAGATCCGGGAAATCATGCATATCTTCCTTGTGGCCTGA
- a CDS encoding response regulator: MMSGDSMEKMKEKLAILSKEREAAKRLLESAVDSLGFSVVVDEEFSFHTLFEECARKVRTFISFESLAFIVFSQDGLDMSLEFCDPPSGKPFLEQEMLPLIEDRTFAWAVDRNRPVIVTATDGRGQILLHSMTTQNRTVGMFMGYLGEDDADILDLSFAFLTVVLSTAAGLLQNAELYTVIRGLNSELSKKIERLEESERNLAEAMRARDTFLANVSHEIRTPLNGILGMATLLEDSSLDSRQADMVRILRDESSSLLRLINDLLDFSRIEAGRLSFEDAPFDFTEFWNSIRGSFLPRARQKNLRFRMELTGEVPETVSGDSLRIRQVFGNVIGNALKFTSKGEVSVLGEILPGDEGWVVLRVDVRDTGIGISAEQAARLFRPFVQGDPSTTRKYGGTGLGLVISRRLLEGMGGSISIEPGNARGAHLRFCLPLKLLPGKSREKDDDGTAIRFPPGYSVLVVEDNETSRMVAVSLLEKIGVPKIETAEDGAAAIEKLSLKRYDFVFMDIQMPVMDGLETVAAIRDASSPVLDHQVPVAAMTANILPADREKYLRFGMTDYITKPVLPEDLAGLLLKSLGANNVRTANRDGGNGKNVFRRDILLARMGGDEKLCEKTIQLFVGDSLKLVGELAALLESGDLDEARMKAHNLRGAAANVESGEIMAAAAAVEEAAAAGKISDARALVPGIFAARRRFLAEIFHGEDGYSKSAGE; the protein is encoded by the coding sequence ATGATGAGCGGAGACTCCATGGAAAAGATGAAAGAAAAACTGGCCATACTCTCCAAGGAACGGGAGGCCGCAAAGCGCCTCCTCGAATCAGCCGTGGATTCCCTCGGCTTTTCCGTGGTGGTGGACGAAGAATTTTCCTTTCATACCCTGTTCGAGGAATGCGCCCGAAAGGTGCGTACCTTCATTTCTTTCGAATCTCTGGCCTTCATCGTCTTTTCCCAGGACGGTCTCGACATGTCCCTGGAGTTCTGCGATCCTCCATCCGGAAAGCCCTTCCTCGAGCAGGAAATGCTCCCCCTCATTGAAGACAGAACCTTTGCCTGGGCTGTGGACAGGAACAGGCCGGTCATCGTTACAGCCACCGACGGCAGGGGACAGATCCTCCTTCATTCCATGACCACCCAGAACAGGACTGTAGGGATGTTCATGGGATACCTTGGAGAAGACGACGCCGACATTCTCGACCTGTCCTTCGCGTTCCTCACCGTGGTTCTGAGCACGGCAGCCGGACTGCTCCAGAACGCCGAACTCTATACGGTGATCCGGGGCCTGAACAGCGAGCTCAGCAAAAAAATCGAACGGCTCGAGGAATCTGAGCGAAACCTTGCCGAGGCCATGCGGGCCAGGGATACCTTTCTCGCCAACGTCAGTCATGAAATACGAACCCCCCTGAACGGTATTCTCGGCATGGCCACCCTGCTCGAGGACTCTTCCCTTGACTCCCGGCAGGCCGATATGGTACGGATCCTGAGGGATGAATCCTCCTCCCTGCTGCGGCTTATCAACGATCTCCTCGACTTTTCCAGGATAGAAGCCGGGAGACTCTCCTTCGAGGATGCTCCTTTCGATTTTACTGAATTCTGGAACAGTATCCGGGGCAGTTTTCTTCCGAGAGCGCGGCAGAAAAATCTCAGGTTCAGGATGGAACTCACGGGAGAGGTTCCAGAAACTGTCTCCGGAGATTCACTCAGAATCCGCCAGGTTTTCGGCAATGTCATCGGGAATGCCCTGAAGTTCACATCGAAGGGCGAGGTTTCCGTCCTCGGCGAAATCCTTCCCGGGGATGAAGGGTGGGTCGTTCTCCGTGTGGACGTTCGAGACACGGGAATCGGCATTTCCGCTGAGCAGGCGGCCAGGCTCTTCCGCCCCTTTGTCCAGGGGGATCCCTCCACCACCAGAAAATACGGCGGGACGGGGCTCGGCCTCGTGATCTCCAGGCGTCTGCTTGAAGGCATGGGCGGTTCAATATCCATCGAGCCTGGGAATGCGCGGGGAGCTCATCTCCGGTTCTGTCTTCCCCTGAAGCTTCTGCCCGGAAAGTCCCGGGAGAAAGACGACGATGGGACAGCTATCCGTTTCCCTCCAGGATATTCTGTGCTGGTGGTGGAGGACAACGAAACAAGCAGGATGGTGGCGGTTTCGCTGCTCGAGAAAATAGGCGTTCCGAAGATAGAAACTGCGGAAGACGGCGCCGCGGCCATTGAAAAACTCTCTTTGAAAAGGTACGATTTTGTGTTCATGGATATCCAGATGCCGGTGATGGATGGATTGGAAACCGTGGCCGCCATCAGGGATGCGTCGTCTCCCGTTCTGGACCACCAGGTACCTGTAGCCGCCATGACGGCCAACATACTCCCTGCCGATAGGGAGAAGTACCTCAGGTTTGGCATGACGGACTACATAACCAAACCTGTTCTCCCCGAGGATCTCGCCGGGCTTCTCCTGAAAAGCCTGGGGGCGAATAACGTACGAACTGCAAACCGTGACGGCGGAAATGGAAAGAACGTCTTCAGAAGGGATATTCTCCTCGCCCGCATGGGCGGGGATGAAAAGCTCTGCGAAAAGACCATACAGCTGTTCGTGGGCGACTCCCTGAAGCTTGTCGGGGAACTTGCCGCCCTTCTTGAGTCCGGTGATCTCGATGAAGCCAGGATGAAGGCCCATAACCTGCGGGGTGCCGCGGCAAACGTGGAATCCGGGGAAATCATGGCTGCGGCCGCTGCGGTGGAAGAGGCGGCAGCAGCGGGCAAAATCTCGGATGCCCGCGCCCTGGTGCCGGGCATTTTTGCGGCCCGGAGAAGGTTTCTCGCAGAAATATTTCACGGCGAAGACGGATATTCGAAAAGCGCCGGAGAATGA
- a CDS encoding diguanylate cyclase has translation MKILIAEDEATSLFMLRSLLEKWGYEAVSLSDGVEALSVLNGESPPLLAILDWMLPGLNGPEICRRLRMEEGSRKGKPYQYIIMLTVKGEKENVIAGLDAGADDYVTKPFDSQELQMRIKVGERILLLQEQLRKAAMYDSLTGLLNRKAVIDGLEGEIARSERSGESFAIALLDLDHFKEVNDSYGHATGDSVLAEAARRIRSAVRSYDIVGRYGGEEFLLVFPGLKGDDALKICERVCSVIEKKPFFPAPLQGSGTPFTVTASLGICEWGPPSSGPDEMLMGADQALYRAKKKGRNTVCL, from the coding sequence ATGAAAATACTTATCGCCGAAGATGAAGCGACCTCTTTGTTCATGCTCCGCTCACTGCTCGAAAAATGGGGGTACGAGGCTGTGTCCCTTTCCGACGGCGTGGAGGCCCTTTCGGTATTAAACGGAGAATCTCCCCCCCTCCTTGCGATCCTTGACTGGATGCTTCCCGGCCTGAACGGACCGGAGATCTGCAGGAGGCTCCGAATGGAAGAGGGGTCACGAAAGGGGAAGCCCTACCAGTACATCATCATGCTGACCGTCAAGGGAGAGAAGGAAAACGTCATCGCCGGCCTCGACGCAGGGGCGGACGATTATGTGACCAAGCCCTTCGATTCCCAGGAACTGCAGATGCGGATAAAGGTCGGAGAACGAATTCTCCTCCTCCAGGAACAGCTCCGGAAGGCAGCCATGTATGATTCGCTCACGGGCCTCCTCAACAGGAAAGCCGTCATAGACGGCCTCGAAGGGGAAATTGCCCGTTCGGAGAGATCAGGGGAGTCTTTTGCCATCGCCCTTCTTGACCTCGATCATTTCAAGGAGGTCAACGACAGCTACGGTCACGCGACGGGCGACTCGGTCCTTGCCGAGGCGGCCCGGCGTATCCGGTCGGCAGTGAGAAGCTATGATATCGTTGGCCGGTATGGGGGAGAAGAGTTCCTTCTTGTTTTTCCCGGCCTGAAGGGCGACGATGCTCTCAAGATCTGCGAAAGGGTCTGTTCGGTGATAGAAAAAAAACCTTTTTTCCCCGCGCCGCTGCAAGGGAGCGGCACTCCCTTTACCGTAACCGCGAGTCTCGGTATATGTGAATGGGGCCCTCCCTCCAGCGGGCCGGATGAGATGCTCATGGGGGCGGACCAGGCGCTCTACAGGGCGAAGAAAAAGGGACGCAACACCGTTTGCCTCTGA
- a CDS encoding lytic transglycosylase domain-containing protein, producing MDELFTARDWRGVDALLAQKGDTLSPRERSLAANSLWFRGKWAESLELLQRTASYWPASVKPYGTLMTILGMERTGRKDEARQTASRFLSEAPADIAYYVAYALYRLTDEEDAAGRRKYLQRMYSLAENTAQQSTALTLLLGLPGDKTAYALNLLGIHPRNNAALKILEAQPKPWKADVNFAVGYAAYLRGQHRKAVPLLKAVPLESRNGRKARYYRAFSLYSLQKYGEALELWSYLARNGTSYAESAIRRISILAGRAQKERALRVLREVAASREGAIRARALYSLSTHASGKEKRELEEKVIALIPESAFTTRILYNRGWDRWNRGDIKGAVQEWEKCIVSGMDGNWRPRVLYWIARGYGRLNIPEKEAAFLEKIRKNHPLSIYAFLSGRDKLSIVPDVPRSLAQDNPSDLEQWGFITYARRHLLSMGDPKSLFRAARLSEWSGDHLGAYSAVSRIAGEITRGPSFFRKGMEYLYPRPFLDEVRKAAERFKVEENIIWAIMRQESAFNPNATSWVGAAGLMQLMPATARSEANALEMKNYNLYNAGQNIILGTAHIARLLKSFGNVEQAVAAYNGGSGSARRWLAGRKDVPLDEWIESVRFEETNDYVRKVMANLYIYRALYGTPRTEGVAPGAPGDVPDDAQETSADGPDPEDRDDEAPLPLDDGGK from the coding sequence ATGGACGAACTCTTTACCGCCCGGGACTGGCGCGGGGTGGATGCCCTGCTGGCTCAAAAAGGCGACACGCTCTCACCGAGAGAACGTTCTCTTGCGGCAAACTCTCTCTGGTTTCGCGGAAAATGGGCCGAGTCGCTTGAACTTCTTCAACGGACAGCCTCTTACTGGCCTGCGTCAGTAAAGCCCTACGGCACCCTCATGACCATTCTTGGGATGGAGAGGACCGGCAGAAAGGACGAGGCGAGGCAGACTGCCTCCAGGTTCCTCTCCGAGGCGCCGGCGGACATAGCCTATTACGTCGCCTATGCCCTCTACCGCCTCACCGATGAAGAGGACGCCGCGGGAAGAAGAAAGTATCTTCAGCGCATGTACAGCCTCGCTGAAAACACCGCCCAGCAGTCGACAGCCCTTACGCTTCTCCTGGGACTTCCCGGAGACAAGACTGCCTATGCCCTGAACCTTCTCGGTATCCATCCGAGAAACAACGCCGCCCTCAAAATCCTGGAAGCCCAGCCGAAGCCATGGAAGGCTGACGTGAATTTCGCCGTTGGGTATGCCGCCTACCTTCGGGGACAGCACAGGAAAGCGGTGCCCCTTCTCAAGGCGGTTCCACTCGAGTCCCGCAATGGAAGAAAAGCGAGATACTACAGGGCCTTTTCCCTCTACAGCCTGCAGAAATACGGCGAGGCTCTCGAACTGTGGAGCTACCTCGCCCGGAACGGCACGAGCTATGCCGAGTCCGCCATACGGAGAATATCCATCCTTGCAGGAAGAGCCCAGAAAGAACGGGCCCTCAGGGTGCTCAGGGAAGTCGCCGCCTCCAGGGAGGGGGCCATACGGGCGAGGGCCCTGTACTCCCTCTCGACCCACGCTTCGGGAAAAGAAAAGCGCGAACTGGAGGAAAAAGTCATCGCCCTCATACCGGAGTCGGCCTTCACCACCCGGATTCTCTACAACCGGGGATGGGACAGGTGGAACAGGGGCGACATCAAGGGAGCCGTGCAGGAATGGGAAAAGTGCATCGTTTCCGGGATGGACGGAAACTGGCGCCCAAGGGTTCTTTACTGGATCGCCCGGGGCTACGGGCGGCTGAACATACCGGAAAAGGAGGCCGCTTTCCTTGAAAAGATACGGAAGAATCATCCTCTATCCATCTACGCTTTTCTCAGCGGCAGGGACAAACTGTCCATAGTCCCTGACGTTCCCCGGTCACTGGCCCAGGACAACCCTTCGGACCTCGAGCAGTGGGGGTTCATTACCTATGCGCGGCGGCATCTGCTCTCGATGGGCGACCCCAAATCCCTCTTCCGCGCAGCCCGGCTCTCAGAGTGGAGCGGCGATCACCTCGGTGCCTATTCCGCAGTTAGCCGGATTGCCGGCGAAATCACCCGGGGGCCTTCTTTCTTCAGGAAGGGAATGGAATATCTCTATCCCCGGCCCTTTTTGGACGAGGTGAGAAAGGCTGCGGAACGGTTCAAGGTGGAGGAAAACATCATATGGGCCATAATGCGGCAGGAAAGCGCCTTCAACCCCAATGCCACAAGCTGGGTGGGCGCCGCCGGTCTTATGCAGCTCATGCCCGCCACGGCCCGGAGTGAGGCGAATGCCCTTGAAATGAAGAACTATAACCTTTACAACGCTGGTCAGAACATCATCCTCGGAACGGCCCATATCGCCCGTCTTCTGAAATCCTTCGGGAACGTGGAGCAGGCTGTAGCCGCATACAACGGAGGAAGCGGCTCGGCCCGGCGGTGGCTGGCCGGAAGGAAGGATGTCCCTCTGGACGAATGGATAGAATCGGTCCGTTTTGAGGAAACCAACGACTATGTCAGGAAAGTGATGGCCAATCTTTACATTTACAGGGCGCTGTACGGTACCCCCAGGACGGAAGGTGTGGCTCCTGGAGCACCCGGGGACGTCCCGGACGACGCCCAGGAAACCTCCGCCGACGGTCCCGACCCGGAGGACAGGGATGATGAAGCTCCTCTTCCGCTGGACGACGGAGGGAAATAA
- a CDS encoding CDC48 family AAA ATPase, whose translation MLKVREAMPKDVGRCIARMAPEDIRDLGLSEGQIIEIEGKKITAARLLSCDSEMSEGGGRGFLQIDGITRDNAQVGIDDKVLVRKADHHFAGSITLKPLTSTALLEKERDAVYIRSLLEGMAVRKDDRVRTNLFGTRICDFRVTDTTPDGTVIISKSTYVNVEKQPEIEKKARVSYEDIGGLGPQIQRIREMIELPLRFPQVFDRLGVQPPKGVLLYGPPGTGKTVIARAVAAETDVYFTHISGPEVIGKFYGESEERLRNVFEDAQAHAPSIIFIDEIDAIAPKREDMGGEKQVERRVVAQLLALMDGLESRGQIVVIGATNIPNTLDPALRRPGRFDREISIPIPDKKGRHEILTIHTRGMPLAADVDLRKVAEMTHGYVGADLEALAKEAAMASLRELLPEIDMEMEDIPYDRLLAMDVRMDHFLEAFKEVEPSAIREVFVEIPDVTWRDIGGLEEIKEELRDAVQWPLQHGDIFEKFDITPPKGIMLHGVSGTGKTLLAKALARESGVNFISVKGPSLMSKYVGESERAIRDVFRTAKQASPSILYFDEIESLVPVRGKGSGSGASFTERVISQFLAEMSGIEELKGVVILATTNRLDLVDPSLLSGGRFDLILELPRPDAEARERIFEIHLRKKPLSSDVRIATLARLTDGRTGGDIAFVCRKAAMLAVRDHLKTGGDGELLMEWHHFESALKELKELPSICRQNEGTK comes from the coding sequence ATGCTCAAAGTCAGGGAAGCCATGCCGAAGGACGTAGGCCGCTGCATCGCCCGGATGGCACCGGAGGATATTCGGGATCTGGGACTGTCTGAAGGCCAGATCATCGAAATAGAGGGGAAAAAGATCACCGCAGCGCGGCTTCTTTCGTGCGATTCCGAGATGTCCGAGGGAGGAGGCCGGGGGTTCCTCCAGATTGACGGCATCACCAGGGATAACGCCCAGGTTGGAATCGACGACAAAGTCCTCGTCCGGAAGGCCGATCACCATTTTGCCGGCAGCATCACACTGAAGCCCCTTACGTCCACCGCCCTTCTCGAAAAAGAGCGGGACGCGGTGTATATACGGTCCCTGCTTGAGGGAATGGCCGTCAGAAAGGACGACCGGGTGCGGACCAACCTCTTCGGAACGAGAATATGCGACTTCAGGGTCACGGACACGACTCCCGACGGGACGGTCATCATCAGCAAGTCCACCTATGTGAACGTGGAAAAGCAGCCCGAAATAGAGAAGAAGGCCAGGGTTTCCTACGAGGACATAGGCGGCCTCGGCCCCCAGATCCAACGGATCAGGGAGATGATCGAGCTTCCCCTCCGTTTCCCCCAGGTCTTCGATCGGCTGGGGGTCCAGCCTCCCAAAGGGGTTCTCCTCTACGGCCCCCCGGGAACGGGAAAGACGGTGATCGCCAGGGCTGTGGCCGCCGAGACCGATGTTTACTTCACCCATATCTCGGGACCGGAGGTCATCGGAAAATTCTACGGAGAGAGCGAAGAAAGGCTGCGGAACGTCTTCGAGGATGCCCAGGCCCATGCCCCCTCCATCATCTTCATCGACGAAATAGACGCCATAGCCCCGAAACGGGAGGATATGGGCGGGGAGAAGCAGGTCGAACGCCGGGTCGTCGCTCAGCTCCTGGCCCTTATGGACGGCCTGGAGTCCAGGGGACAGATTGTGGTCATCGGGGCAACGAATATACCAAACACTCTCGATCCGGCGCTCCGCAGACCAGGACGGTTCGACCGGGAAATCTCCATTCCCATCCCCGACAAGAAGGGCAGGCATGAAATCCTGACCATCCACACGCGGGGAATGCCTCTGGCTGCCGACGTGGACCTCAGGAAGGTGGCTGAAATGACCCACGGCTACGTGGGGGCGGATCTGGAAGCCCTCGCAAAGGAGGCGGCAATGGCAAGCCTCCGGGAGCTGCTTCCGGAGATCGACATGGAAATGGAGGACATCCCCTACGACCGCCTTCTTGCCATGGATGTGCGCATGGACCATTTTCTCGAGGCCTTCAAGGAAGTGGAACCCTCGGCCATACGGGAAGTCTTCGTGGAGATTCCCGATGTCACCTGGAGGGATATCGGCGGGCTGGAGGAGATCAAGGAAGAGCTTCGTGACGCGGTCCAGTGGCCTCTGCAGCACGGTGATATTTTCGAGAAGTTCGACATCACACCGCCCAAGGGAATCATGCTCCACGGCGTTTCCGGAACCGGGAAAACCCTTCTGGCGAAGGCCCTGGCCCGGGAAAGCGGAGTGAATTTCATCTCCGTGAAGGGGCCCTCGCTCATGTCAAAATACGTGGGAGAAAGCGAGCGGGCCATAAGGGACGTTTTCAGGACCGCAAAACAGGCTTCCCCGTCCATACTGTATTTTGACGAGATCGAGTCGCTGGTGCCTGTGCGGGGCAAGGGAAGCGGCAGCGGGGCGAGCTTCACGGAACGGGTGATCAGCCAGTTTCTCGCTGAAATGAGCGGCATTGAGGAACTCAAGGGAGTGGTAATTCTGGCCACGACAAACCGTCTTGACCTTGTCGACCCCTCTCTGCTTTCGGGCGGCCGGTTCGACCTGATTCTTGAGCTTCCCCGCCCTGATGCCGAGGCCAGGGAGAGAATTTTCGAAATCCACCTGCGAAAAAAACCTCTTTCTTCCGATGTCCGCATCGCAACACTAGCCCGGCTTACCGACGGCAGAACGGGAGGCGATATCGCCTTCGTATGCAGAAAAGCCGCCATGCTCGCCGTGAGAGACCACCTGAAAACCGGAGGAGACGGAGAACTCCTCATGGAATGGCATCATTTCGAGTCCGCTCTGAAGGAACTCAAAGAGCTGCCTTCCATCTGCAGGCAGAACGAGGGAACCAAGTGA
- a CDS encoding pyridoxal phosphate-dependent aminotransferase produces the protein MKFSERVRALQSSPVRRLLPYAEEARAKGKKIYPLNIGQPDIVTPPSFLEAIRGFSQDVIAYATSQGNNDLRDAMSGYYKNFNIPFEREDIIVTNGGSEALLFAFMTMCDPGDEVLIPEPFYANYNAFAGSVNVKVRPITTKAEEGFHLPQREEIEALVTPKTRAVLVANPGNPTGTIYTRGEMDMLAALALKHDLFIVADEVYREFVYDGLQYTSFGHLPEIADRVIIVDSVSKRYSACGARIGCIACRNRDFMAQVLKLAQGRLCVPTLEQVGATALYSTPKSYLEEVNREYQSRRNTLYKALKEMPGVVCAEPKGAFYVMVKLPVDDAEKFIIWMLQNFDVNGETLMAAAGEGFYATPGLGKQEFRLAYVLKNEDLVKAMNILKVGLEAYPGRIKAAVAR, from the coding sequence GTGAAGTTTTCCGAACGAGTTCGCGCGCTTCAGTCGTCGCCTGTCCGCCGCCTTCTTCCCTATGCGGAGGAAGCCCGGGCGAAGGGCAAAAAGATCTATCCCCTCAATATCGGCCAGCCTGACATCGTGACCCCTCCGTCCTTCCTCGAGGCCATCAGGGGCTTTTCCCAGGACGTGATAGCCTATGCCACATCCCAGGGAAACAATGATCTCCGTGACGCCATGAGCGGCTACTATAAGAACTTCAACATTCCCTTCGAACGGGAGGACATCATCGTCACAAACGGCGGAAGCGAAGCCCTCTTGTTCGCCTTCATGACCATGTGCGATCCCGGTGACGAAGTTCTCATACCCGAGCCTTTCTATGCCAATTATAACGCTTTTGCCGGTTCCGTGAACGTGAAAGTACGCCCCATTACCACGAAGGCAGAAGAAGGGTTTCATCTTCCCCAGAGAGAGGAAATCGAAGCTCTCGTCACTCCGAAGACCCGGGCCGTTCTCGTCGCCAACCCCGGCAACCCCACCGGAACCATCTACACGAGAGGGGAAATGGACATGCTCGCCGCCCTGGCCCTGAAGCATGACCTTTTCATCGTCGCCGACGAAGTGTACAGGGAGTTTGTCTACGACGGGCTGCAGTACACGAGCTTCGGGCATCTTCCCGAGATCGCCGACCGGGTTATCATCGTGGATTCAGTGTCAAAGCGCTACAGCGCCTGCGGTGCCCGCATCGGCTGCATCGCCTGCAGAAACAGGGATTTCATGGCCCAGGTTCTGAAACTCGCCCAGGGAAGACTGTGCGTCCCCACCCTCGAGCAGGTCGGCGCTACCGCCCTGTACAGCACACCCAAGTCCTACCTCGAGGAAGTGAACAGGGAGTACCAGTCCAGGCGGAACACTCTGTACAAGGCCCTGAAGGAAATGCCGGGAGTGGTGTGCGCCGAACCCAAGGGAGCCTTTTACGTGATGGTGAAGCTGCCCGTGGACGATGCGGAGAAGTTCATCATCTGGATGCTGCAGAACTTCGACGTGAACGGGGAAACTCTTATGGCGGCCGCTGGGGAAGGCTTCTATGCCACCCCCGGACTCGGAAAGCAGGAATTCCGGCTGGCCTATGTCCTGAAAAACGAAGATCTCGTCAAGGCGATGAACATCCTCAAGGTCGGCCTGGAGGCATACCCCGGCCGCATAAAGGCCGCAGTGGCCCGCTGA